A region of Stigmatopora nigra isolate UIUO_SnigA chromosome 6, RoL_Snig_1.1, whole genome shotgun sequence DNA encodes the following proteins:
- the c1qtnf6b gene encoding complement C1q tumor necrosis factor-related protein 1: MMLLCFRFLLMFLLPLAYCLPSPSRPASRYCRRCCDPLDPYPSGSAPYYRQPEVRTVVNMTILKGDKGDRGDKGTPGKPGLEGLLGPAGPAGPEGPKGQAGSPGDPCKNPRAAFSVGRRKSLHSVDYYQPLVFDTVFVNLHENFNMFKGKFYCYVPGVYFVNLNVHTWNFKETYMHLMHNQEEQVILYAQPSERSIMQSQSVMMDLRLGDEVWIRLYKRERDNAVYGDDVDVYITFNGYLVSPAVQ; encoded by the exons ATGATGTTGTTATGTTTCCGGTTCCTCCTCATGTTCCTGCTGCCTTTGGCATACTGCCTTCCGTCGCCATCGCGACCCGCATCACGCTACTGCCGCCGATGCTGCGACCCCCTTGATCCATATCCCTCGGGCTCTGCTCCCTACTACCGCCAGCCAGAAGTTCGCACTGTGGTCAACATGACCATCCTCAAAG GTGACAAAGGCGATCGGGGGGACAAAGGCACCCCGGGTAAACCCGGGCTGGAAGGCCTCCTCGGCCCAGCTGGACCGGCAGGCCCTGAGGGCCCCAAGGGCCAAGCAGGCTCCCCAGGGGACCCCTGCAAGAACCCACGTGCCGCTTTCTCGGTGGGGCGTCGCAAGTCCCTTCACAGCGTGGACTACTACCAGCCACTGGTCTTCGACACGGTCTTTGTCAACCTGCACGAGAACTTCAACATGTTCAAGGGGAAGTTCTACTGCTACGTGCCCGGTGTCTACTTTGTCAACCTCAATGTCCATACGTGGAACTTCAAGGAGACCTACATGCACCTCATGCACAACCAGGAGGAGCAAGTCATCCTCTACGCACAACCCAGCGAGCGCTCCATCATGCAGAGCCAGAGCGTCATGATGGACCTTCGGCTTGGAGACGAGGTCTGGATACGCCTCTACAAGCGTGAGCGCGACAACGCCGTGTATGGAGATGATGTGGATGTTTACATTACTTTCAATGGCTACCTCGTGTCGCCCGCCGTGCAGTGA